Proteins from a genomic interval of Paenibacillus sp. RC334:
- the rapZ gene encoding RNase adapter RapZ, translating to MTDNLKNAAPWATLIIITGMSGAGKTIAVQSLEDLGFFCVDNLPPVLIPKFAELIEQSNGKIGKVALVIDLRGREFFTALSESLNYIKDHFTIHCEILFLNANDGVLVQRYKESRRRHPLAPDGMPLDGIRLERKMLEELKSSATQVIDTSVMKPATLKARIISRFSHLESSMLSVNITSFGFKYGIPIDADLIFDVRFLPNPHYVDQLRPHTGQDSDVYDYVMKWPETQAFLTKLLDMLHFLIPQYRKEGKSQVIIGIGCTGGKHRSVAISEYLGKMLGASETESVSVSHRDADRDRH from the coding sequence ATGACAGACAACTTAAAAAACGCTGCGCCGTGGGCAACACTCATTATTATTACGGGAATGTCAGGCGCAGGGAAGACCATTGCAGTGCAAAGCCTGGAAGACTTGGGCTTCTTCTGCGTTGATAATTTACCGCCTGTGCTGATTCCCAAATTTGCTGAATTAATTGAACAGTCCAACGGTAAGATAGGCAAAGTGGCGCTGGTGATTGACTTGCGCGGGCGAGAATTTTTTACAGCCTTGTCGGAATCATTGAACTATATTAAGGATCATTTTACGATTCATTGTGAAATTTTGTTCCTGAATGCCAATGACGGTGTTCTCGTACAGCGATACAAGGAGAGCCGTCGTCGCCACCCGCTTGCTCCGGATGGTATGCCTCTTGACGGTATACGACTGGAGCGCAAAATGTTGGAGGAGCTGAAAAGCTCGGCAACACAGGTCATTGATACAAGTGTAATGAAGCCTGCAACTTTAAAGGCGCGGATTATTTCCCGATTTTCTCATCTGGAGAGCAGCATGCTTTCCGTAAACATTACCTCTTTCGGCTTCAAATATGGTATTCCCATTGATGCCGATCTCATATTCGACGTGCGTTTCCTGCCCAATCCTCACTATGTGGACCAATTGCGACCACACACCGGACAGGATAGCGATGTGTATGATTATGTTATGAAATGGCCGGAGACTCAGGCATTTCTGACCAAGCTACTGGATATGTTACATTTTTTGATTCCGCAATACCGCAAGGAAGGCAAAAGCCAGGTCATTATTGGTATCGGGTGTACCGGCGGTAAGCATCGTTCTGTCGCGATATCTGAATATTTAGGAAAAATGCTGGGTGCCAGTGAAACAGAATCAGTTTCTGTTTCACATCGGGATGCTGATCGCGACCGGCATTAA
- a CDS encoding YvcK family protein — MKETGSQRERPRIVVMGGGTGLSVMLRGLKQKPLDITAIVTVADDGGSSGILRSELQMPPPGDIRNVLTALADVEPVMSDMLKYRFGAGSGLAGHSLGNLILAAMTDISGDFVTAVRELSRVFAVRGRVLPAAEEGVVLSAEMEDGTVVTGESKIPEAGGRIKRVFLEPTHVEPLPEAVEAINEADAILIGPGSLYTSILPNLLVPKLAEAVVKSDAIKIFVCNVMTQPGETDGYTVGDHLQAIYEHVGHHLFDYVIVNNGEIPPQVQEMYAEQGAKPVQVDMGELTERGYKVVADTLVLFRTYLRHDADKLSQHIYQLVQNWILRRR; from the coding sequence ATGAAAGAGACCGGATCACAACGGGAGCGCCCTCGTATTGTTGTTATGGGCGGCGGAACCGGCTTGTCCGTCATGCTGCGGGGGTTGAAACAAAAGCCGCTGGATATTACGGCTATTGTTACAGTCGCTGACGATGGCGGAAGCTCCGGGATATTGCGCAGTGAGCTACAAATGCCCCCTCCGGGGGATATTCGTAATGTGCTGACTGCACTGGCTGATGTAGAGCCGGTGATGTCCGATATGCTGAAATATCGTTTCGGTGCAGGATCAGGCTTGGCAGGCCATAGTCTGGGCAACCTGATTTTAGCGGCGATGACCGATATATCAGGAGATTTTGTGACGGCGGTGCGTGAGCTTAGCCGTGTATTTGCTGTACGGGGGCGTGTGCTGCCGGCGGCTGAAGAAGGCGTTGTGCTGAGTGCCGAAATGGAGGATGGCACGGTGGTTACCGGTGAATCCAAAATCCCGGAAGCGGGCGGCAGAATCAAACGTGTTTTTCTTGAACCGACTCACGTGGAGCCGTTGCCTGAGGCTGTAGAGGCCATTAATGAGGCCGATGCGATCCTGATTGGTCCTGGCAGTCTGTACACCAGCATTTTGCCGAATTTGCTTGTACCGAAGCTTGCAGAGGCTGTGGTGAAATCAGACGCTATCAAGATATTCGTCTGCAACGTTATGACTCAGCCAGGCGAAACGGATGGATATACAGTGGGGGACCACTTGCAGGCTATTTATGAGCATGTAGGGCATCATTTGTTTGATTATGTGATCGTCAATAATGGAGAGATTCCGCCTCAGGTACAGGAAATGTATGCCGAGCAGGGTGCCAAGCCAGTTCAAGTAGACATGGGAGAGCTGACTGAGCGGGGGTATAAAGTGGTGGCAGATACGCTTGTTCTGTTCCGCACCTATTTACGGCATGATGCCGACAAACTGAGCCAGCACATTTACCAATTGGTACAAAACTGGATATTAAGAAGGAGGTGA
- the whiA gene encoding DNA-binding protein WhiA produces the protein MSFAAQTKKELTMIESQPCCEKAELSALIRMLGSVQLSNKRVILDVSTENAAIARRIYSLIKKHFQVHIELLVRKKMRLKKNNVYIVRIPSGVQELLKDLYIVSEGFLFTDGINRDIIRKNCCKRAYLRGAFMAGGSVNNPEGSSYHLEISSMYEEHCQALVDLANEFHLNARCIERKKGFILYIKEGEKIIELLSIIGAHQALFKFEDVRIMRDMRNSVNRIVNCETANLNKTIGAAVRQIENIKLLEREVGLDTLPDKLREVAEIRLAHPDLNLKEVGEMLKGVVSKSGVNHRLRKIDEMADKIRGENGLIP, from the coding sequence TTGTCCTTTGCGGCACAAACAAAAAAAGAGCTTACGATGATTGAAAGCCAGCCCTGCTGTGAAAAAGCGGAACTATCTGCGCTCATACGTATGCTCGGGTCCGTACAGCTGTCCAACAAAAGGGTGATATTGGACGTGTCCACAGAAAATGCCGCGATTGCAAGGCGGATTTACTCCTTGATCAAAAAGCATTTTCAAGTTCATATTGAGCTGCTTGTACGGAAAAAAATGCGCCTGAAAAAAAATAACGTGTACATTGTCCGCATTCCAAGCGGTGTACAAGAGCTCTTGAAGGATCTTTACATCGTATCAGAAGGGTTCTTGTTCACGGACGGGATTAATCGGGATATCATTCGGAAAAACTGTTGTAAGCGGGCTTATTTGCGTGGCGCTTTTATGGCAGGTGGTTCTGTGAACAATCCGGAGGGATCGTCTTACCATCTGGAGATTTCCTCGATGTATGAGGAGCATTGCCAGGCGCTGGTCGATCTGGCGAATGAGTTTCATCTGAATGCCCGCTGCATTGAGCGAAAAAAAGGCTTTATTCTCTACATCAAGGAAGGCGAAAAGATCATTGAGCTACTCAGCATCATTGGCGCGCATCAGGCTTTGTTCAAATTCGAGGATGTCCGCATTATGCGTGATATGCGTAATTCCGTCAACCGGATTGTTAATTGTGAAACGGCTAATTTGAACAAGACGATTGGAGCTGCTGTCCGGCAAATTGAGAATATCAAGCTGCTGGAGAGGGAAGTCGGCCTGGATACGCTGCCAGATAAGCTGCGCGAGGTGGCGGAAATACGTCTCGCTCATCCTGATTTGAATTTAAAAGAAGTCGGGGAAATGCTCAAAGGGGTTGTGAGTAAGTCGGGTGTCAATCATCGACTTCGCAAAATTGACGAGATGGCTGACAAAATCAGGGGAGAAAACGGCCTGATTCCATAA
- a CDS encoding HPr family phosphocarrier protein produces MSKHPVVVRLKTGLHARPAALFVQEANKYSSEIFVEKEDKKVNAKSIMGIMSLAISTGTEIYISAEGADAEQAVNALVSLVSKVELENQ; encoded by the coding sequence ATGTCAAAACATCCGGTAGTCGTACGCTTGAAAACAGGACTGCACGCCAGACCTGCTGCGTTGTTCGTACAGGAAGCGAATAAATATTCATCTGAGATTTTTGTGGAAAAAGAAGACAAGAAGGTTAATGCCAAGAGTATTATGGGTATTATGAGCCTTGCCATCAGTACAGGTACTGAAATTTACATTAGTGCTGAAGGTGCGGATGCCGAACAGGCTGTAAACGCTTTAGTAAGTCTGGTTAGTAAAGTAGAGCTGGAAAATCAATAA
- a CDS encoding SIMPL domain-containing protein (The SIMPL domain is named for its presence in mouse protein SIMPL (signalling molecule that associates with mouse pelle-like kinase). Bacterial member BP26, from Brucella, was shown to assemble into a channel-like structure, while YggE from E. coli has been associated with resistance to oxidative stress.), translating to MKHWTKAANTAVLAGALLAGVVAGGLWTGADRAYAASASTTVSSVINVSGSGEVLVKPDIAYLSIGVQSEGNTAAAAQKANAAKISKVTQLLKEKWSISADDIQTSQFYVQPNYTYDEKQGQKLKGYIANHTLSVKYRNLDKIGQLLDEATQSGANNVDNVRFSVENSSAYEEEAIAKALGNAQSKASAVAKATKRGLGTLLNVTVDGGDAQIFTQREAAMSKALLDTSGGTEIQSGQVTVKVQVSAQYELN from the coding sequence ATGAAGCATTGGACAAAAGCTGCAAATACAGCAGTTCTGGCAGGAGCATTATTGGCAGGAGTAGTAGCGGGAGGATTATGGACAGGAGCAGATCGCGCCTATGCCGCGTCAGCATCTACGACGGTAAGCAGTGTAATTAATGTGAGTGGCAGCGGGGAAGTATTGGTTAAACCCGATATTGCCTATCTATCCATCGGCGTACAATCTGAAGGAAATACAGCAGCAGCTGCCCAAAAAGCCAACGCCGCTAAAATAAGTAAGGTCACACAACTGCTGAAAGAAAAGTGGAGCATCAGTGCAGACGACATTCAGACGAGCCAGTTCTACGTGCAGCCTAACTATACCTATGACGAAAAACAAGGACAGAAGCTCAAAGGCTATATTGCCAATCATACGCTTTCCGTAAAGTACCGTAATTTGGATAAAATCGGTCAGTTACTGGATGAGGCTACACAGTCTGGAGCGAACAACGTGGATAATGTGCGTTTTTCGGTAGAAAACTCTTCAGCTTATGAAGAAGAAGCGATTGCCAAGGCGTTGGGAAATGCTCAATCCAAAGCCAGTGCTGTAGCGAAGGCAACCAAACGAGGGCTTGGAACTCTCCTGAACGTAACGGTAGATGGGGGAGATGCCCAAATCTTCACACAACGTGAGGCTGCTATGAGTAAAGCACTCTTGGATACAAGCGGCGGAACAGAAATACAATCCGGTCAAGTGACTGTGAAGGTCCAAGTATCGGCACAATACGAATTGAACTAA
- a CDS encoding DUF4163 domain-containing protein: MNKHTKKWGSALLAAGILVGVAVVPVSYIEAASYKQQATAQQPGISIKWNGKTLATKGIQVNGSTVIPVAALRDSLGIPVSYDAKTATYTVGSGYNKLYIMSSSSDGPYVNVNGITTRNMDAKQIAGKLYIPMSLLKDYLGIDAQWNAAQKTVTMSKSQLNPITITSQSLPASSDAKVSYKVKYSQISGGQLNPEAQQAINSVLKKQAEGILAAGKKQVAEGEPTVERPYTFSNDFAIAYNQQGILSIIMEDYSDTAGAHGMTARKGYTFSLADGKLLQLSDVLKANPNYKQFLNSDLKKKLMVQW, from the coding sequence ATGAACAAGCATACAAAAAAATGGGGCTCCGCACTGCTGGCAGCGGGAATTTTAGTAGGAGTTGCAGTTGTTCCCGTTTCCTATATCGAGGCAGCTTCATACAAACAACAGGCTACAGCACAGCAACCAGGTATTTCTATTAAATGGAATGGTAAAACGTTGGCGACCAAAGGGATTCAGGTGAACGGAAGCACAGTGATTCCCGTAGCAGCATTGCGCGACAGCCTGGGGATTCCGGTGAGTTATGATGCCAAAACAGCGACTTATACCGTAGGTAGTGGGTACAATAAGCTTTACATCATGTCCTCTTCCTCCGATGGTCCCTATGTCAATGTCAATGGAATAACCACACGCAACATGGACGCCAAACAGATCGCCGGGAAGCTGTACATTCCTATGAGTCTGCTGAAAGACTATCTGGGTATCGATGCTCAGTGGAATGCAGCTCAGAAAACAGTAACAATGAGTAAAAGCCAGCTAAATCCGATCACGATTACGTCCCAATCTCTTCCGGCTTCGAGTGATGCAAAGGTTTCCTACAAGGTTAAGTACTCGCAAATCAGCGGTGGCCAGCTAAACCCTGAAGCTCAGCAGGCCATTAATAGTGTGCTCAAAAAGCAAGCGGAGGGAATACTGGCAGCAGGCAAAAAGCAAGTAGCAGAGGGTGAACCTACAGTAGAAAGACCGTATACTTTCAGTAATGATTTTGCTATTGCCTATAACCAACAAGGGATTTTGAGCATCATTATGGAGGATTACTCCGATACGGCTGGTGCTCATGGTATGACGGCCCGTAAAGGATATACGTTCTCACTCGCTGATGGAAAATTGCTGCAATTGTCTGACGTGCTGAAGGCCAATCCTAATTACAAACAGTTTCTTAATAGCGACCTGAAGAAAAAATTAATGGTCCAATGGTGA
- a CDS encoding RsiV family protein, giving the protein MVNEGGFGGFKNIAANPNFYVTNSGVTIVFDLYEYGPYAYGIPEFTYSFGQLLPQGSKPFTGQNE; this is encoded by the coding sequence ATGGTGAATGAAGGCGGCTTTGGTGGCTTCAAGAATATTGCGGCTAATCCGAATTTTTATGTAACGAATAGCGGTGTGACGATTGTGTTTGACTTGTATGAGTATGGGCCTTATGCGTATGGTATTCCTGAGTTCACTTATTCGTTTGGTCAATTGTTGCCTCAAGGCAGCAAGCCTTTTACTGGACAGAATGAATAG